In Malus sylvestris chromosome 15, drMalSylv7.2, whole genome shotgun sequence, a single genomic region encodes these proteins:
- the LOC126605187 gene encoding cellulose synthase A catalytic subunit 7 [UDP-forming] — translation MEASAGLVAGSHNRNELVVIRGHEEHKPLRNLDGQVCEICGDDVGLTVDGDMFVACNECGFPVCRPCYEYERREGSQNCPQCKTRYKRLKGSPRVEGDDDEEDLDDIEHEFNINHDHPEDDHDQINGNNSGRSPYYKPNNEQVAQAMLHGKMSYGRGPDDPDQESHFPPVIAGVRSRPVSGELTYSTHGHGDPQMLSSSLHKRVHPYPASEAGSERWDAEKREGGGWKERMDDWKMQQGNLGGNDQPNDFNDADMAMIDEARQPLSRKVPIASSKINPYRMIIVARLFILAFFLRYRLLHPVNDAFGLWLVSVTCEIWFAVSWILDQFPKWYPIDRETYLDRLSLRYEREGEPNMLCPVDVFVSTVDPMKEPPLNTANTVLSILSMDYPVDKISCYISDDGASMLTFEALSETAEFARKWVPFCKKFSIEPRAPEFYFCEKIDYLKDKVQPTFVKERRAMKREYEEFKVRINALVAKATKVPPEGWIMQDGTPWPGNNTKDHPGMIQVFLGHSGGLDTEGNELPRLVYVSREKRPGFQHHKKAGAMNALVRVSGVLTNAPFMLNLDCDHYVNNSKAAREAMCFLMDPQIGRKVCYVQFPQRFDGIDRNDRYANRNTVFFDINMKGLDGIQGPVYVGTGCVFRRQALYGYDPPKGPKRPKMVSCDCCPCFGRRKKLPKYSKHDANENAANLQGTHDDKELLMSQMNFEKKFGQSAIFVTSTMMEQGSVPPSSSPAAMLKEAIHVISCGYEDKTEWGLELGWIYGSITEDILTGFKMHCRGWRSIYCMPDRPAFKGTAPINLSDRLNQVLRWALGSIEIFFSRHSPLWYGYKGGKLKWLERFAYVNTTVYPFTSLPLLAYCILPAVCLLTDKFIMPQISTFASLFFIALFLSIFGTGILELRWSGVSIEEWWRNEQFWVIGGVSAHLFAVVQGLLKVLAGIDTNFTVTAKSSDDEDFGELYAFKWTTLLIPPTTILVINLVGVVAGVSDAINNGYQSWGPLFGKLFFAFWVIVHLYPFLKGLMGRQNRTPTIVVIWSILLASIFSLLWVRIDPFVLKTKGPDTKQCGINC, via the exons ATGGAAGCCAGCGCCGGACTTGTCGCAGGGTCTCACAACCGCAATGAACTCGTCGTCATTCGTGGCCATGAAGAG CACAAGCCATTGAGAAACTTGGACGGACAGGTTTGCGAAATATGCGGCGACGACGTGGGGCTGACGGTGGACGGAGACATGTTCGTGGCGTGCAACGAGTGTGGCTTCCCAGTGTGCAGGCCTTGCTACGAGTACGAGCGGAGGGAAGGCTCCCAGAACTGCCCTCAGTGCAAAACCAGATACAAGCGTCTCAAAGGCAGCCCCCGAGTCGAAGGAGACGATGACGAAGAGGACCTTGATGACATTGAACACGAATTCAACATTAATCACGATCATCCGGAAGATGATCACGATCAGATTAACGGCAACAACTCCGGCAGATCGCCCTATTATAAGCCAAACAATGAGCAGGTGGCTCAAGCCATGCTCCATGGAAAGATGAGCTATGGAAGAGGCCCTGATGATCCTGATCAGGAGTCACATTTCCCACCCGTAATCGCTGGAGTCAGATCCCGCCCG GTAAGTGGTGAGCTCACATACTCAACGCACGGTCATGGAGATCCGCAGATGTTATCATCTTCGTTGCATAAACGAGTGCATCCATATCCGGCTTCTGAGGCTG GAAGTGAAAGATGGGATGctgagaagagagagggaggtgGATGGAAAGAAAGAATGGATGACTGGAAAATGCAGCAAGGCAACCTTGGCGGCAATGATCAACCCAATGACTTTAATGATGCCGACATGGCCAT gattgatgaagctaggcAGCCACTGTCAAGGAAAGTACCAATTGCGTCGAGCAAGATCAACCCTTATCGGATGATCATTGTGGCTCGGCTTTTCATTTTGGCCTTCTTCCTACGATACAGGCTTTTGCATCCGGTCAATGACGCATTTGGTCTCTGGTTAGTGTCTGTCACATGTGAAATATGGTTTGCAGTTTCATGGATCCTTGATCAGTTTCCAAAGTGGTACCCCATTGATCGTGAGACCTACCTCGATCGCCTTTCCCTCAG ATATGAAAGGGAGGGTGAACCAAACATGCTCTGCCCGGTAGATGTGTTTGTGAGTACTGTGGATCCCATGAAGGAACCTCCACTTAATACCGCCAACACAGTTCTTTCAATCTTGTCCATGGACTACCCTGTTGACAAGATCTCATGCTACATCTCTGATGATGGAGCTTCCATGCTCACCTTCGAAGCCTTGTCAGAAACCGCTGAATTTGCGCGCAAATGGGTACCCTTCTGCAAGAAATTCTCCATTGAGCCTCGAGCCCCTGAGTTCTACTTCTGTGAGAAGATTGATTATCTCAAGGACAAGGTCCAGCCAACATTTGTTAAGGAGCGTCGAGCTATGAAG CGAGAGTATGAGGAATTCAAGGTTAGGATAAACGCACTTGTTGCAAAAGCCACGAAGGTTCCGCCAGAAGGGTGGATTATGCAAGATGGGACACCGTGGCCGGGAAACAACACTAAGGATCACCCTGGCATGATTCAAGTCTTTCTTGGTCACAGCGGAGGCCTTGATACCGAAGGGAATGAGCTTCCTCGTCTTGTCTACGTGTCTCGTGAGAAGAGGCCGGGTTTTCAACATCATAAGAAGGCCGGTGCCATGAATGCCCTG GTTCGTGTCTCGGGAGTACTCACAAATGCTCCTTTCATGCTCAACTTGGATTGTGATCATTATGTAAACAACAGCAAGGCTGCAAGAGAGGCCATGTGTTTCTTGATGGACCCTCAAATTGGAAGGAAGGTTTGCTATGTCCAGTTCCCTCAAAGATTTGACGGCATTGACAGAAATGATCGTTACGCGAACAGAAATACAGTCTTCTTTGAT ATTAACATGAAAGGTCTGGATGGAATCCAAGGTCCAGTGTATGTGGGCACAGGATGTGTGTTCAGAAGGCAAGCTTTATATGGCTACGATCCTCCGAAGGGTCCTAAGCGCCCGAAGATGGTAAGCTGTGACTGTTGCCCGTGTTTTGGACGCCGCAAGAAGCTTCCAAAGTACTCCAAGCATGATGCAAATGAAAATGCTGCAAACCTACAAG GAACGCATGATGACAAAGAGCTACTGATGTCCCAAatgaattttgaaaagaaattcGGACAGTCTGCAATTTTCGTGACTTCAACAATGATGGAACAAGGCAGTGTCCCTCCTTCCTCGAGCCCAGCAGCGATGCTTAAAGAAGCCATTCATGTGATCAGTTGCGGTTATGAAGACAAAACCGAATGGGGTTTAGAG CTAGGTTGGATTTACGGATCTATCACAGAGGACATCCTAACGGGTTTCAAGATGCATTGCCGTGGTTGGAGGTCAATTTACTGTATGCCAGATAGACCTGCATTCAAGGGTACAGCTCCCATCAACTTGTCTGATCGGCTCAACCAGGTTCTTCGTTGGGCACTTGGTTCCATTGAGATCTTTTTCAGTCGCCACAGTCCACTCTGGTATGGCTACAAGGGAGGGAAGCTCAAGTGGCTCGAGCGATTTGCTTATGTCAACACTACTGTCTACCCTTTCACCTCCCTTCCTCTTCTTGCCTATTGTATCCTCCCCGCTGTCTGCTTGCTCACTGACAAATTCATCATGCCACAG ATAAGCACCTTTGCAAGTCTCTTCTTCATCGCGCTGTTTCTCTCAATCTTTGGTACTGGCATTCTTGAGCTGAGATGGAGTGGAGTGAGCATCGAAGAATGGTGGAGAAACGAGCAGTTCTGGGTGATTGGTGGTGTCTCAGCTCACCTCTTCGCCGTTGTGCAAGGTCTTCTCAAGGTTTTAGCAGGCATTGACACCAACTTCACAGTCACGGCCAAGTCATCAGATGATGAGGATTTCGGAGAATTATACGCGTTTAAATGGACAACCCTCCTCATCCCTCCAACCACAATCTTAGTCATCAACCTTGTTGGAGTCGTTGCTGGGGTTTCGGACGCCATAAACAATGGGTACCAATCATGGGGGCCTCTGTTTGGGAAGCTCTTCTTTGCTTTTTGGGTGATTGTCCATCTCTATCCCTTCCTTAAAGGTCTTATGGGGAGACAGAACCGGACGCCAACCATTGTCGTCATTTGGTCAATTCTCCTGGCCTCCATCTTCTCGTTACTCTGGGTCCGAATTGATCCATTTGTGTTGAAAACCAAGGGACCTGACACGAAACAATGCGGAATCAATTGCTGA
- the LOC126605212 gene encoding uncharacterized protein LOC126605212 → MSGPSDRRFDLNLVEEAAPPSPDNIWRPSFVSPTGLLTVGDSVMKNDMTAAVVARNLLTPKDNRLLSKRSDELAVKDSLALSVQCAGSVSNMAQRLFARTRQVESLAAEVMSLKQEIRGLKHENKQLHRLAHDYATNMKRKLDQMKETDGQVLLDHQRFVGLFQRHLLPSSSGAVPRNEAPNDQPLMPPPSRVLSSTEAPNDPPPVPSLSGALPTAETSPKQPL, encoded by the coding sequence atgtctggcccctccgaccgtcgttttgacttgaaccttgttgaagaggcagccccgccttctccagacaacatatggcgcccatccttcgtctcccctactggtcttcttaccgttggggattccgtgatgaagaatgatatgaccgctgcggtggtggccaggaaccttctcactcccaaagataacagactactttccaaacggtctgatgagttagctgttaaggattcgctggctctcagtgttcagtgtgcaggttctgtgtctaatatggcccaacgcctatttgctcgaacccgccaagttgaatcattggcggctgaagtgatgagtctcaaacaggagattagagggctcaagcatgagaataaacagttgcaccggctcgcacatgactatgctacaaacatgaagagaaagcttgaccagatgaaggaaactgatggtcaggttttacttgatcatcagagatttgtgggtttgttccaaaggcatttattgccttcgtcttctggggctgtaccgcgtaatgaagctccaaatgatcaacctctgatgcctcctccttctagggttctgtccagtactgaggctccaaatgatccccctccggtgccttctctttctggggctctaccgactgctgagacttctcctaagcaacctttgtga
- the LOC126605223 gene encoding cellulose synthase A catalytic subunit 7 [UDP-forming]-like, whose amino-acid sequence MEASAGLVAGSHNRNELVVIHGHEEHKPSRNLDVQVCEICGDGVGLTVDGNLFVACNDCGFPVCRPCYEYERREGSQNCPQCKTRYKRLKGSPRIEGDDDEEDIDDIEHEFNINHDHPEDDHDQINGNNAARSPYYKTNNKQLAEAQLRGTKSYGRGPDDPDRESHIPPVIAGVRSHTVMQQGNLGGSDQPDGLNDADMAMIDGARQPLSRKVPIALGKINPYRMIIVARLFILALFLRYRLLNPVNDAFGLWLVSVMCEIWFAVSWILDQFPKWYPIDRKTYLDRLSLRYEREGEPNMLCSVDVFVSTVDPMKEPPLNTANTVLSILSMDYPVDKISCYISDDGASMLTFEALSETAEFARKWVPFSKKFSIEPRAPEFYFCEKIDYLKDKAQPTFVEERRAMKREYEEFKVRINALVAKSTKVPPEGWIMQDGTPWPGNNTQDHPGMIQVFLGHSGGLDTEGNELPRLVYMSREKRPGFQHHKKAGAMNALVRVSGVLTNAPFLLNLDCDHYVNNSKAAREAMCFLMDPQIGRKVCYVQFPQRFDGIDRNDRYANRNRIFFDINMKGLDGIQGPVCVGTGCVFRRQALYGYDPPKGPKRPKMASCDCFPCIGRRKKLPKYSKDDAIGDAPNLQGMHGDKKLLMSQMNFEKKFGQSAIFVTSTMMEQGGVPSSSSPAALLKEAILVISCGYEDKTDWGLELGWIYGSVTEDILTGFKMHCRGWRSIYCMPDRPAFKGTAPINLSDRLNQVLRWALGSIEIFFSRHSPLWYGYKGGKLKWLERFAYVNTTVYPFTSLPLLAYCILPAVCLLTDKFIMPEISTFASLIVIALFLSIFGTGILELRWSGVSIEEWWRNEQFWVIGGVSAYLFAVVQGLLKVLGGNDTNFTVTAKSPDDEDFGELYALKWTTLLIPPTTILVINLIGVVAGISDAVNNGNQSMGPLLGKLFFAFWVIVHLYPFLKGLLGRQNRTPTIVIIWSILLASIFSLLWIRIDPFVLQTKGPDTKQCGINC is encoded by the exons ATGGAAGCCAGCGCCGGACTTGTTGCAGGGTCTCACAACCGCAATGAACTCGTCGTCATTCATGGCCATGAAGAG CACAAGCCATCGAGGAACTTGGACGTACAGGTGTGCGAGATATGCGGCGATGGCGTGGGGTTGACGGTGGACGGAAACTTGTTCGTGGCGTGCAACGATTGTGGCTTCCCAGTGTGCAGGCCTTGCTACGAGTACGAGCGGAGGGAAGGCTCCCAGAACTGCCCTCAGTGCAAAACCAGATACAAGCGTCTCAAAGGCAGCCCCCGAATCGAAGGAGACGACGACGAAGAGGACATTGATGACATTGAACACGAATTCAACATTAATCACGATCATCCGGAAGATGATCACGATCAGATTAACGGCAACAACGCCGCCAGATCGCCCTATTATAAGACTAACAATAAGCAGCTGGCTGAAGCCCAGCTCCGTGGAACGAAGAGCTATGGAAGAGGCCCTGATGATCCTGATCGGGAGTCACATATCCCACCCGTAATCGCCGGAGTCAGATCCCACACG GTAATGCAGCAGGGCAACCTTGGCGGCAGTGATCAACCTGACGGATTGAATGATGCCGACATGGCCAT GATAGATGGAGCTAGGCAGCCACTCTCAAGGAAAGTACCAATTGCGTTGGGCAAGATCAACCCTTATCGGATGATCATTGTGGCTCGGCTTTTCATTTTAGCATTGTTTCTTCGATACAGGCTTTTGAATCCGGTCAATGACGCATTTGGTCTCTGGTTAGTGTCTGTCATGTGTGAAATATGGTTTGCAGTTTCATGGATCCTTGATCAGTTCCCAAAGTGGTACCCCATTGATCGTAAGACCTACCTCGATCGCCTTTCCCTCAG ATATGAGAGGGAGGGTGAACCGAACATGCTCTGCTCGGTAGATGTGTTTGTGAGTACTGTGGATCCCATGAAAGAACCTCCACTTAATACCGCCAACACTGTTCTTTCAATCTTGTCCATGGACTACCCTGTCGACAAGATCTCATGCTACATCTCTGATGATGGAGCTTCCATGCTCACCTTCGAAGCCTTGTCAGAAACCGCTGAATTTGCACGCAAATGGGTACCTTTCAGCAAGAAATTCTCTATTGAGCCTCGAGCCCCTGAGTTCTACTTCTGTGAGAAGATTGATTATCTCAAGGACAAGGCCCAGCCAACATTTGTTGAGGAGCGTCGAGCTATGAAG AGAGAGTACGAGGAATTCAAGGTTAGGATAAACGCACTTGTTGCGAAATCCACAAAGGTTCCGCCAGAAGGGTGGATTATGCAGGATGGGACACCGTGGCCGGGAAACAACACTCAGGATCACCCTGGCATGATCCAAGTCTTTCTTGGTCACAGCGGAGGCCTTGATACCGAAGGGAATGAGCTTCCTCGTCTTGTCTACATGTCTCGTGAGAAGAGGCCTGGTTTTCAACATCATAAGAAGGCCGGTGCCATGAATGCCCTG GTTCGTGTCTCGGGAGTACTTACAAATGCTCCTTTCCTGCTCAACTTGGATTGTGATCATTATGTAAACAACAGCAAGGCTGCAAGAGAGGCCATGTGTTTCTTGATGGACCCTCAAATTGGAAGGAAGGTTTGTTATGTCCAGTTCCCTCAAAGATTTGACGGCATTGACCGAAATGATCGTTACGCGAACAGAAATAGAATCTTTTTCGAT ATTAACATGAAAGGTCTGGATGGAATTCAAGGTCCTGTGTGTGTGGGCACAGGATGTGTGTTCAGAAGGCAAGCTTTATATGGCTATGATCCTCCGAAGGGTCCTAAGCGCCCAAAGATGGCAAGCTGTGACTGCTTCCCGTGTATTGGACGCCGCAAGAAGCTTCCAAAGTACTCCAAGGATGATGCAATTGGAGATGCTCCAAACCTACAAG GAATGCATGGTGACAAAAAGCTACTGATGTCCCAAatgaattttgaaaagaaattcGGACAGTCTGCAATTTTCGTGACTTCAACAATGATGGAACAAGGCGGTGTCCCTTCTTCCTCAAGCCCAGCAGCATTGCTTAAAGAAGCCATTCTTGTGATCAGTTGCGGTTATGAAGACAAAACTGATTGGGGTTTAGAG CTAGGTTGGATTTACGGATCTGTCACAGAGGACATCTTAACGGGTTTCAAGATGCATTGCCGTGGTTGGAGGTCAATTTACTGTATGCCAGATAGACCTGCATTCAAGGGTACAGCTCCCATCAACTTGTCAGATCGGCTCAACCAGGTTCTTCGTTGGGCACTTGGTTCCATTGAGATCTTTTTCAGTCGCCACAGTCCACTCTGGTATGGCTACAAGGGAGGGAAGCTCAAGTGGCTCGAGCGATTTGCTTATGTCAACACTACTGTCTACCCTTTCACCTCCCTTCCTCTTCTTGCCTATTGTATCCTCCCCGCCGTCTGCTTGCTCACTGATAAATTCATCATGCCAGAG ATAAGCACTTTTGCAAGCCTCATCGTCATTGCGCTGTTTCTCTCAATCTTTGGAACTGGCATTCTTGAGCTTAGATGGAGCGGAGTGAGCATCGAAGAATGGTGGAGAAACGAGCAATTCTGGGTGATTGGTGGTGTCTCAGCTTACCTCTTCGCTGTTGTGCAAGGTCTTCTCAAGGTTTTAGGCGGCAATGACACCAATTTCACAGTCACAGCCAAGTCACCAGATGATGAGGATTTTGGAGAATTATACGCGTTGAAATGGACAACCCTCCTCATCCCTCCAACCACAATCTTAGTCATCAACCTTATTGGAGTCGTTGCTGGGATTTCGGACGCCGTAAACAACGGGAACCAATCTATGGGGCCTCTTCTTGGGAAGCTCTTCTTTGCTTTTTGGGTGATCGTTCATCTCTATCCCTTCCTTAAAGGTCTTCTGGGGAGGCAGAACCGGACGCCAACCATTGTCATCATTTGGTCAATTCTCCTGGCTTCCATCTTCTCGTTACTCTGGATCCGAATTGATCCATTTGTGTTGCAAACCAAGGGACCTGACACGAAACAGTGCGGAATCAATTGCTGA